One Streptomyces sp. RPA4-2 genomic window carries:
- a CDS encoding MFS transporter, whose translation MTGTPSDVVQDAAEVKRARYAVAAVFAVHGAVTGSFATRVPWIQDHASVSTGQLGLALAFPAVGASLAMPLAGRISHRFGARTALRGLISLWTLALVLPSVAPNLYTLCLALFVYGATAGMADVAMNALGVEIENRLGRSIMSGLHGMWSAGALVGSAGGTLAAHLGSDARVHHVLAAGVLTVLGLTACRWVLDLRPTEDEVPPPRFALPPKSALLIGAIGFCAVFAEGASLDWSAVYLKDELGTSAGLAAASTTGFMLTMALARLVGDAVVNRFGAVRTVRAGGALAVFGGLLVVVAGNPAVAMGGFALLGLGIAVVVPLCFAAAGHAGPNPSQAIAGVATITYTSGLVAPSAIGSLAQATSLVVSFGLVTVLASGLAVFAGVLRAGERDRPKVSRPNAAVPGPRP comes from the coding sequence ATGACGGGAACACCGAGTGACGTGGTCCAGGACGCGGCCGAGGTGAAGCGGGCCCGGTACGCCGTGGCCGCCGTGTTCGCGGTGCACGGAGCGGTGACGGGCTCGTTCGCCACCCGCGTGCCCTGGATCCAGGACCACGCGTCCGTCAGCACGGGCCAGCTCGGACTGGCCCTGGCGTTCCCGGCCGTCGGCGCCTCCCTCGCGATGCCGCTGGCGGGCCGGATCAGCCACCGCTTCGGCGCACGCACCGCGCTGCGCGGGCTGATCTCCCTGTGGACGCTGGCGCTGGTCCTCCCGTCCGTCGCGCCGAACCTCTACACCCTGTGCCTGGCCCTCTTCGTCTACGGCGCGACGGCGGGCATGGCGGACGTGGCGATGAACGCGCTCGGCGTCGAGATCGAGAACCGCCTCGGCAGGTCGATCATGTCGGGGCTGCACGGCATGTGGAGCGCGGGCGCGCTGGTCGGATCGGCGGGCGGCACCCTCGCCGCGCATCTCGGTTCGGACGCGCGTGTGCACCACGTTCTGGCCGCCGGGGTCCTGACGGTCCTGGGGCTCACCGCGTGCCGATGGGTCCTGGACCTGCGGCCGACCGAGGACGAGGTCCCCCCGCCGCGCTTCGCGCTGCCGCCGAAGTCGGCGCTGCTCATCGGCGCGATCGGCTTCTGCGCCGTGTTCGCCGAGGGCGCGAGCCTGGACTGGTCGGCGGTCTACCTCAAGGACGAACTCGGCACCTCGGCCGGGCTCGCGGCGGCGTCGACGACCGGCTTCATGCTGACCATGGCGCTGGCCCGGCTCGTGGGGGACGCCGTGGTGAACCGGTTCGGCGCGGTGCGCACCGTGCGGGCGGGCGGTGCGCTGGCCGTGTTCGGCGGCCTGCTCGTCGTCGTCGCGGGCAACCCCGCGGTCGCGATGGGCGGCTTCGCCCTGCTGGGCCTCGGGATCGCGGTCGTCGTCCCGCTCTGCTTCGCCGCGGCGGGTCACGCCGGCCCCAACCCCAGCCAGGCCATCGCGGGCGTCGCCACCATCACGTACACCTCGGGTCTGGTCGCGCCGAGCGCGATCGGCTCGCTGGCCCAGGCGACCAGTCTGGTGGTGTCGTTCGGACTGGTCACGGTCCTGGCGAGCGGACTCGCCGTGTTCGCGGGTGTGCTGCGCGCGGGCGAGCGCGACCGTCCGAAGGTCAGCCGCCCGAACGCAGCAGTTCCCGGCCCACGGCCCTGA
- a CDS encoding LLM class F420-dependent oxidoreductase, whose product MAIRLGLGLPQMKQYDIGRDVPAVARAAEETGYESLWVFERVLFPEPATQGLYGIPGLPWPDTYRSVADPLVTLTLAAASTGRARLGTSVLVAPLHVPFQLARSLATLDAASGGRVVAGLGTGWSHDEYAAAGVAPFDKRGKVLDEILDVCAAVWGPDPVSYEGEITTIAPSVVGPKPARPIPVYLPANSPRALRRLVDRADGWMPVAQGVAQLTEEWTRLKELAAERGRQRPIEVCVRVNAQYSAKPYEGAERPLFTGSAAQIAEDLAAHRVEGVGEFLLDLQAPLRDASELVDVAAEVYGLARAAGV is encoded by the coding sequence ATGGCGATCCGGCTCGGACTCGGCCTTCCGCAGATGAAGCAGTACGACATCGGGCGCGATGTGCCGGCGGTGGCCCGCGCGGCGGAGGAGACCGGCTACGAGAGCCTGTGGGTGTTCGAGCGGGTGCTCTTCCCCGAACCCGCCACCCAAGGGCTGTACGGGATTCCGGGGCTGCCCTGGCCAGACACCTACCGCTCGGTCGCCGACCCGCTGGTGACCCTGACCCTGGCGGCCGCGTCGACCGGGCGGGCGCGGCTCGGCACGAGCGTCCTCGTGGCGCCGCTGCACGTCCCCTTCCAGCTGGCCCGCTCGCTCGCCACGCTGGACGCTGCCAGTGGCGGCCGGGTGGTGGCGGGCCTCGGCACGGGCTGGTCCCACGACGAGTACGCGGCGGCGGGCGTGGCGCCCTTCGACAAGCGCGGCAAGGTCCTCGACGAGATCCTGGACGTCTGCGCGGCGGTCTGGGGACCGGACCCGGTGTCGTACGAGGGCGAGATCACCACCATCGCCCCGTCCGTGGTCGGGCCGAAGCCCGCGCGTCCGATCCCGGTGTACCTGCCGGCGAACAGCCCGCGGGCGCTGCGTCGGCTGGTCGACCGCGCCGACGGCTGGATGCCGGTCGCCCAGGGCGTCGCCCAGCTCACCGAGGAGTGGACCCGGCTCAAGGAACTGGCCGCCGAGCGCGGCAGGCAACGGCCGATCGAGGTCTGCGTCCGGGTCAACGCGCAGTACTCGGCCAAGCCCTACGAGGGCGCCGAGCGTCCGCTGTTCACGGGCAGCGCGGCACAGATCGCCGAGGACCTGGCCGCACACAGGGTGGAGGGGGTAGGGGAGTTCCTGCTCGATCTCCAGGCACCGCTCCGCGACGCCTCGGAACTCGTGGACGTCGCTGCGGAGGTGTACGGGCTGGCCCGCGCGGCCGGGGTCTGA
- a CDS encoding thioesterase family protein — protein MTAEAPVAPALPYGRLLPVTVHFDDLDALGLLHNARYPVLVERAWTALWNENGFGFEGDWEAAGDFCNAVRELRISYDAPVDRPGAYAVHLWLERLGNTGLTYGFRFCSADGAVTYARGTRVLVRLDAGTLRPTSWSDRFRAVGRELLRSGG, from the coding sequence GTGACCGCCGAAGCCCCCGTCGCCCCCGCCCTCCCGTACGGGAGACTGCTCCCCGTCACCGTCCACTTCGACGACCTCGACGCGCTGGGGCTGCTCCACAACGCCCGCTATCCCGTGCTCGTCGAACGCGCGTGGACCGCGCTCTGGAACGAGAACGGCTTCGGCTTCGAGGGGGACTGGGAGGCCGCGGGCGACTTCTGCAACGCGGTCAGGGAACTCCGGATCAGCTACGACGCGCCGGTCGACCGGCCCGGCGCGTACGCCGTCCACCTGTGGCTGGAGCGGCTCGGCAACACCGGGCTGACGTACGGCTTCCGCTTCTGCTCGGCCGACGGCGCGGTCACCTACGCGCGCGGCACCCGGGTCCTGGTCCGGCTCGACGCCGGCACGCTGCGCCCGACGTCGTGGAGCGACCGCTTCAGGGCCGTGGGCCGGGAACTGCTGCGTTCGGGCGGCTGA
- the hisG gene encoding ATP phosphoribosyltransferase: MLRIAVPNKGSLSGPAAEMLHEAGYRQRRESKELRIVDPGNEVEFFYLRPRDIAIYVSSGRLDIGITGRDLLIDSGAKAEEILPLGFARSTFRFAGKPGTAKSVDDLAGLTVATSYEGIVAGHLADNGIDASVVHLDGAVETAIELGVAEVIADVVETGTSLRNAGLEVFGEPIMKSEAVVIRRVEADTAEDAEPKVQQFLRRLQGVLVARTYVMMDYDCRAEHLEQAVALTPGLESPTISPLHNEGWVAVRAMVPAKEAQRIMDDLYALGARAILTTAIHACRL, encoded by the coding sequence ATGCTGCGCATCGCCGTCCCCAACAAGGGTTCCCTGTCAGGACCTGCGGCGGAGATGCTGCATGAGGCCGGCTACCGGCAGCGCCGGGAGTCCAAGGAGCTCCGGATCGTCGATCCGGGCAACGAGGTCGAGTTCTTCTACCTCCGCCCCCGCGACATCGCGATCTACGTCTCCTCGGGCCGCCTCGACATCGGCATCACAGGACGCGACCTGCTCATCGACTCCGGAGCCAAGGCCGAGGAGATCCTCCCGCTCGGCTTCGCCCGCTCCACGTTCCGTTTCGCCGGCAAGCCCGGCACCGCCAAGAGCGTCGACGACCTCGCCGGCCTGACCGTCGCCACCTCCTACGAGGGCATCGTCGCGGGCCACCTCGCCGACAACGGCATCGACGCCTCCGTCGTCCACCTCGACGGCGCCGTCGAGACCGCGATCGAACTCGGTGTCGCCGAGGTCATCGCGGACGTCGTCGAGACCGGCACCTCGCTGCGCAACGCGGGCCTCGAGGTCTTCGGTGAGCCGATCATGAAGTCCGAGGCCGTCGTCATCCGCCGTGTCGAAGCCGACACCGCCGAGGACGCCGAGCCCAAGGTCCAGCAGTTCCTGCGCCGCCTTCAGGGCGTCCTGGTCGCACGCACGTACGTGATGATGGACTACGACTGCCGCGCCGAGCACCTGGAGCAGGCCGTCGCGCTCACCCCCGGCCTGGAGTCGCCGACCATCTCGCCGCTGCACAACGAGGGCTGGGTGGCCGTCCGCGCGATGGTGCCCGCCAAAGAGGCGCAGCGGATCATGGACGACCTGTACGCGCTCGGCGCGCGGGCCATCCTGACCACGGCCATCCACGCCTGCCGCCTCTGA
- a CDS encoding phosphoribosyl-ATP diphosphatase — translation MSKKTFEELFTELQQKAADGDPTTSRTAELVGKGVHAIGKKVVEEAAEVWMAAEYEGKDAAAEEISQLLYHVQVMMVARGISLDDVYAHL, via the coding sequence ATGTCCAAGAAGACGTTCGAGGAGCTCTTCACCGAGCTCCAGCAGAAGGCCGCCGACGGCGACCCCACCACCTCCCGCACCGCCGAGCTGGTGGGCAAGGGCGTCCATGCCATCGGCAAGAAGGTCGTCGAAGAGGCCGCCGAGGTCTGGATGGCCGCCGAGTACGAGGGCAAGGACGCCGCCGCCGAGGAGATCTCCCAGCTCCTGTACCACGTCCAGGTGATGATGGTGGCGCGCGGAATCTCCCTCGACGACGTGTACGCCCACCTCTGA
- the ribH gene encoding 6,7-dimethyl-8-ribityllumazine synthase translates to MSGKGAPELSVRNCGDLRVAVIAAQWHEKVMDGLVDGALRALRELGIDEPTLLRVPGSFELPVVAKVLAGRGYDAIVALGVVIRGGTPHFEYVCQGVTQGLTQVSIDTGVPIGFGVLTCDTEEQALDRAGIEGSREDKGHEAVTAAVATAATLRSVSEPWH, encoded by the coding sequence GTGAGCGGCAAGGGTGCACCCGAACTGTCCGTACGCAACTGCGGCGACCTGCGCGTCGCGGTCATCGCGGCACAGTGGCACGAAAAGGTGATGGACGGCCTCGTGGACGGCGCGCTGCGCGCCCTGCGCGAGCTGGGAATCGACGAGCCGACCCTGCTGAGGGTCCCGGGCAGCTTCGAGCTCCCGGTCGTCGCCAAGGTCCTGGCGGGCCGCGGCTACGACGCCATCGTCGCGCTCGGCGTCGTCATCCGCGGCGGCACACCCCACTTCGAATATGTGTGCCAGGGCGTCACCCAGGGCCTCACCCAGGTCTCCATCGACACCGGCGTCCCCATCGGCTTCGGCGTACTGACCTGTGACACCGAGGAGCAGGCCCTGGACCGGGCGGGCATCGAGGGCTCCCGCGAGGACAAGGGGCACGAGGCGGTGACGGCCGCCGTGGCGACCGCGGCCACACTGCGCTCAGTATCCGAACCCTGGCACTGA
- a CDS encoding DUF5995 family protein, which yields MAQLEQFTTPVHTVVSRMRALEATLPERDGVAVFNRVYLTVTEEIDRRLDAGEFPDPGAAVTLDVRFAERYLTVAEEGCPPACWRPLLQFRRHPGVLPLQFALAGVNAHVGHDLALAVVDTCRALGCEPADLEDEFERVGDLLVSMEERVREDLMPGPDLLEVADPLTHLLGAWSLERARDAGWSAARALWALRGLSGLAREFEDRLDAAVGLTGRMMLTPLGDRTGHCGR from the coding sequence ATGGCGCAGTTGGAGCAGTTCACCACTCCCGTGCACACGGTCGTCTCCCGGATGCGGGCGCTGGAGGCGACCCTGCCGGAGCGGGACGGGGTCGCGGTCTTCAACCGTGTCTACCTCACCGTCACCGAGGAGATCGACCGGCGTCTGGACGCCGGGGAGTTCCCGGATCCCGGGGCCGCGGTCACCCTGGACGTCCGTTTCGCCGAGCGGTATCTGACGGTGGCCGAGGAGGGCTGCCCGCCCGCCTGCTGGCGGCCGCTGCTGCAGTTCCGGCGCCATCCCGGAGTACTCCCCCTGCAGTTCGCGCTCGCGGGCGTCAACGCGCACGTCGGACACGATCTGGCGCTGGCCGTCGTGGACACCTGTCGCGCGCTCGGCTGCGAACCGGCCGACCTGGAGGACGAATTCGAGCGCGTGGGCGACCTCCTCGTGTCGATGGAGGAGCGCGTCCGCGAGGATCTGATGCCGGGGCCCGACCTCCTGGAGGTCGCCGACCCGCTCACCCATCTGCTGGGCGCGTGGAGCCTGGAACGGGCGCGCGACGCCGGCTGGTCGGCGGCACGGGCGCTGTGGGCGCTGCGCGGACTCTCCGGCCTCGCCCGCGAGTTCGAGGACCGTCTCGACGCGGCGGTGGGCCTGACCGGACGGATGATGCTGACCCCTCTGGGGGACCGAACCGGCCACTGTGGAAGGTAA
- a CDS encoding alginate lyase family protein, producing the protein MGRRPRAGVVLAAVVALAAAVVPTTASAHAGRSTPKAPATAVLDGARLQRTKIRLDHGDAGLRHAVANLTARADGWLDQGPWTVVDKPKPAPGGDVHDYLSQAPYWWPSQPATADNPWGCPYVQRDGQRNPEVDTGTDRQDVEKVFDSTYDLALAWYYTGRKQYAQKAATVLRTWFLAPSTRMNPNLDHGQFIPCKYDGRAIGIIDFSQSYTSVLDAVAILDTGAPGWSRTDRTAMRSWNTDFRDWLVDSPFGVEEGAAANNHGTFYDMQLAALAYATGDRDLARRTVLDARSRRIDPQIAADGTQPQELARTRSWHYSTFDLVAYTRLAAIGRHVGVDLWAYRGPDGQSLFKAVDQLLPAATGAAPWPYPELEFHRFAASDVVHAAADAGDRAARAAVPRLEAPPGGDLWALRPAAEQLDSIAG; encoded by the coding sequence ATGGGTAGAAGACCCCGTGCGGGCGTGGTCCTGGCGGCCGTGGTCGCCCTCGCGGCCGCCGTCGTCCCGACCACCGCCTCGGCCCACGCGGGCCGTTCGACACCGAAGGCCCCCGCCACCGCGGTCCTCGACGGCGCCCGGCTGCAACGGACGAAGATCCGTCTGGACCATGGCGACGCCGGACTCCGGCACGCGGTCGCGAACCTCACGGCCCGCGCCGACGGCTGGCTGGACCAGGGCCCCTGGACGGTCGTCGACAAGCCGAAGCCCGCCCCCGGCGGCGACGTCCACGACTACCTCAGCCAGGCCCCGTACTGGTGGCCCTCGCAGCCCGCGACCGCCGACAACCCCTGGGGCTGCCCCTATGTCCAGCGCGACGGGCAGCGCAACCCCGAGGTCGACACCGGCACCGACCGCCAGGACGTCGAGAAGGTCTTCGACTCGACGTACGACCTGGCACTCGCCTGGTACTACACCGGCAGGAAGCAGTACGCCCAGAAGGCCGCCACCGTCCTGCGCACCTGGTTCCTCGCCCCGTCCACCCGGATGAACCCGAACCTGGACCACGGGCAGTTCATCCCCTGCAAGTACGACGGCCGGGCCATCGGCATCATCGACTTCTCGCAGTCCTACACCAGCGTCCTGGACGCCGTCGCGATCCTCGACACCGGCGCCCCCGGCTGGTCGAGGACCGACCGCACGGCCATGCGCTCCTGGAACACCGACTTCCGCGACTGGCTGGTGGACAGCCCCTTCGGTGTCGAGGAGGGTGCCGCCGCGAACAACCACGGCACCTTCTACGACATGCAGCTCGCCGCCCTGGCGTACGCGACCGGCGACAGGGACCTGGCCCGGCGGACCGTGCTCGACGCGCGGTCCAGGCGCATCGACCCGCAGATCGCCGCCGACGGCACCCAGCCCCAGGAACTCGCCCGCACCCGCAGCTGGCACTACTCGACCTTCGACCTCGTCGCGTACACCCGCCTCGCGGCCATCGGCCGGCACGTCGGGGTGGACCTGTGGGCGTACCGGGGGCCGGACGGGCAGAGCCTGTTCAAGGCGGTCGACCAACTGCTGCCGGCCGCCACGGGAGCCGCCCCGTGGCCCTACCCGGAACTGGAGTTCCACCGCTTCGCGGCGAGCGACGTCGTGCACGCGGCGGCCGACGCGGGGGACCGGGCGGCGCGCGCCGCCGTGCCGCGGCTGGAGGCACCGCCCGGCGGCGACCTCTGGGCGCTGCGGCCGGCCGCGGAGCAGCTCGACTCGATCGCGGGCTGA
- a CDS encoding nicotinamide mononucleotide transporter family protein, which produces MNWLNSEAFTLFGQHIKWSDMIGNVIGLIGLALGWRRSIWSWPVQLLSGVILLTAFASAHLSGSAGKQLVVIVVALWGWWQWNRGRGQGQDGSIAVRFATWRERACLAAAAAVGTLAVSALFHAYPSLSWDPWPDAYIFVGTVIAMYAQARGMVEFWFAWLLVDVVGVPLNFANGFAFSGFVYVVYGALVLWGMRDWWLRSRKAGQPLLEGVPA; this is translated from the coding sequence GTGAACTGGCTCAACTCCGAGGCGTTCACACTCTTCGGACAGCACATCAAATGGTCGGACATGATCGGCAACGTGATCGGTCTGATCGGTCTCGCGCTCGGCTGGCGGCGCTCCATCTGGAGCTGGCCCGTACAGCTCCTGTCCGGCGTCATCCTGCTCACGGCCTTCGCCTCGGCCCATCTCTCCGGCAGTGCCGGGAAGCAGCTCGTGGTCATCGTCGTCGCCCTGTGGGGCTGGTGGCAGTGGAACCGCGGCCGGGGCCAGGGCCAGGACGGTTCCATCGCTGTACGGTTCGCCACCTGGCGCGAACGCGCCTGCCTGGCGGCCGCCGCGGCCGTCGGCACCCTCGCGGTGAGCGCCCTGTTCCACGCGTACCCGTCGCTGTCCTGGGACCCCTGGCCGGACGCCTACATCTTCGTCGGCACGGTCATCGCCATGTACGCCCAGGCGCGCGGCATGGTCGAGTTCTGGTTCGCCTGGCTGCTGGTCGACGTGGTGGGCGTCCCGCTCAACTTCGCCAACGGCTTCGCCTTCTCCGGTTTCGTCTACGTCGTCTATGGCGCGCTCGTCCTGTGGGGCATGCGCGACTGGTGGCTGCGCTCCCGCAAGGCCGGGCAGCCCCTCCTGGAAGGAGTCCCGGCATGA
- a CDS encoding riboflavin synthase codes for MFTGIVEELGEVTAVENLDEASRFRLRGPVVTQGARHGDSIAVNGVCLTVVDHEGDEFTADVMAETLNRSSLGALTVGSRVNLERPMAVGDRLGGHIVQGHVDGTGTVLERKPSEHWEIVKISLPADLTRYVVEKGSITVDGISLTVVDAAPDHFTVSLIPTTLDLTTLGRKQPGDPVNLEVDVIAKYVERLLGARGEQPVALPDTSGSRP; via the coding sequence GTGTTCACCGGAATCGTCGAAGAGCTGGGTGAGGTCACCGCCGTCGAGAATCTCGACGAGGCCTCCCGCTTCCGTCTGCGCGGACCCGTCGTCACGCAGGGCGCACGGCACGGCGACTCCATCGCCGTGAACGGAGTCTGTCTCACCGTCGTCGACCACGAGGGCGACGAATTCACCGCCGACGTCATGGCGGAGACCCTGAACCGTTCCAGCCTCGGTGCCCTCACCGTCGGCTCCCGCGTCAACCTCGAACGCCCCATGGCCGTGGGTGACCGCCTCGGCGGACACATCGTCCAGGGCCATGTCGACGGCACCGGCACGGTCCTCGAGCGCAAGCCGTCCGAGCACTGGGAGATCGTGAAGATCTCGCTGCCCGCGGACCTCACCCGGTACGTGGTCGAGAAGGGTTCCATCACCGTCGACGGCATCAGCCTGACGGTGGTCGACGCGGCCCCGGACCACTTCACCGTCAGCCTCATCCCCACCACCCTCGACCTGACCACGCTCGGCCGCAAGCAGCCCGGCGACCCGGTCAACCTCGAGGTGGACGTCATCGCCAAGTACGTCGAGCGGCTGCTCGGTGCCCGGGGCGAGCAGCCGGTCGCGCTGCCGGACACCTCCGGGAGCCGGCCGTGA
- a CDS encoding bifunctional 3,4-dihydroxy-2-butanone-4-phosphate synthase/GTP cyclohydrolase II yields the protein MTAAPVWYSTGHEQDVSDFALDPVEKAIADIAAGRPIVVVDDEDRENEGDLVIAAEKATPEIIAFMMSECRGLICAPMEGDELDRLQLPQMVENNTESMRTAFTVSVDASGAHGVTTGISAADRATTLRLLAGGQAGAGDFVRPGHIFPLRARPGGVLVRNGHTEAAVDLARLAGLRPAGAIVEIAGEDGRMLRLPELIPFARKHGLTIISIEDLIAYRRSPQVPTPLDQGAPPAEPAVRREARTQLPTAFGEFTAYGYRSTADGVEHVALVHGEIGDGEDVLVRVHSECLTGDVFHSLRCDCGPQLQTSLQRIQAEGRGVVVYLRGHEGRGIGLLSKLRAYELQERGRDTLDANLELGLPADARDYGASARILEDLGVHSLRLLTNNPDKTDALVRYGLRVTRREPMPVQAGEHNLRYLRTKRDRMGHDLPWLETPTASACGNQ from the coding sequence ATGACCGCCGCCCCCGTCTGGTACAGCACCGGCCACGAGCAGGACGTCTCGGACTTCGCGCTCGACCCGGTCGAGAAGGCCATCGCCGACATCGCGGCCGGCCGGCCGATCGTCGTCGTCGACGACGAGGACCGGGAGAACGAGGGCGACCTCGTCATCGCCGCAGAGAAGGCGACCCCCGAGATCATCGCGTTCATGATGAGCGAGTGCCGCGGACTGATCTGCGCACCCATGGAAGGCGACGAACTCGACCGCCTCCAGCTCCCCCAGATGGTCGAGAACAACACCGAGTCGATGAGGACGGCGTTCACGGTCTCGGTGGACGCCTCCGGCGCCCACGGCGTGACCACCGGCATCTCGGCCGCCGACCGCGCCACCACACTCCGGCTGCTGGCCGGGGGCCAGGCCGGGGCGGGCGACTTCGTCCGGCCGGGCCACATCTTCCCGCTGCGCGCCAGGCCCGGCGGCGTCCTCGTCCGCAACGGCCACACCGAGGCGGCCGTCGACCTGGCCCGGCTCGCCGGCCTGCGCCCCGCGGGCGCCATCGTGGAGATCGCCGGGGAGGACGGCCGCATGCTGCGCCTTCCCGAACTGATCCCGTTCGCCCGCAAGCACGGCCTGACCATCATCTCCATCGAGGACCTGATCGCCTACCGCCGCTCGCCCCAGGTGCCGACCCCGCTCGACCAGGGGGCACCCCCGGCCGAACCCGCGGTCCGCCGCGAGGCCAGGACGCAGCTGCCCACCGCCTTCGGCGAGTTCACGGCGTACGGCTACCGCTCCACCGCCGACGGGGTCGAGCACGTCGCCCTCGTCCACGGCGAGATCGGCGACGGCGAGGACGTCCTCGTCCGCGTCCACTCCGAGTGCCTGACCGGCGATGTCTTCCACTCGCTGCGCTGCGACTGCGGCCCCCAGCTGCAGACCTCCCTCCAGCGCATCCAGGCCGAGGGCCGCGGCGTCGTCGTCTATCTGCGCGGACACGAGGGGCGGGGCATCGGACTGCTGTCCAAGCTGCGCGCCTACGAGCTCCAGGAACGCGGCCGGGACACCCTCGACGCCAACCTCGAACTCGGCCTGCCCGCCGACGCCCGCGACTACGGCGCGAGCGCGCGGATCCTGGAGGACCTCGGCGTCCACAGCCTGCGTCTGCTGACCAACAACCCCGACAAGACCGACGCGCTCGTCCGGTACGGCCTGCGGGTCACCCGGCGGGAGCCGATGCCCGTCCAGGCGGGCGAACACAACCTCCGCTACCTGCGCACCAAGCGGGACCGGATGGGGCACGACCTGCCCTGGCTGGAGACGCCCACCGCGTCCGCCTGCGGCAACCAGTGA
- a CDS encoding uracil-xanthine permease family protein has product MDLGVRWKLHGDGRNPAPGAVVRPDERLSWPRTVGLGAQHVVAMFGASFVAPVLMGLDPNLAIMMSGVATVIFLLATRGRVPSYLGCSLSFVGVAAIIRAQGGTSATVTGAVFVVGVVLFLVGLAVQRFGARIIHAAMPPVVTGAVVMLIGFNLAPVTASTYWPQDQWTALLVMLFTGLSVVCLRGFWSRIAIFLGLVFGYVLSWACDRIFGKIHSVDAGGKVTDHWRLDLSGVGRADWIGLPHFHGPSFQWSAILVALPVVIALVAENAGHVKAVGEMTGDSLDDRLGTAISADGAASMLSTAVGGPPNTTYSENIGVMAATRVYSTAAYWAAAGFALLFGVCPKFGAVVAAIPGGVLGGITVILYGMIGLLGAQIWLHGRVDLRNPLNLVPAAAGIIIGVGGVTLKFTDTFSLSGIALGTLVVITGYHVLRAMAPAHLKTQQPLLDSGTSAYDDEDSSSEDPDQRAGS; this is encoded by the coding sequence ATGGATCTCGGCGTGCGCTGGAAACTGCACGGCGACGGGCGCAACCCCGCGCCCGGGGCCGTCGTCCGCCCCGATGAACGCCTCTCCTGGCCGCGCACCGTCGGGCTCGGCGCCCAGCACGTGGTGGCGATGTTCGGGGCGTCCTTCGTGGCGCCCGTGCTGATGGGGCTCGACCCGAACCTCGCGATCATGATGTCCGGCGTCGCGACGGTCATCTTCCTGCTCGCCACGCGTGGCCGGGTGCCCAGCTATCTCGGCTGTTCGCTCTCGTTCGTGGGCGTCGCCGCGATCATCCGCGCGCAGGGCGGCACGAGCGCGACGGTGACCGGCGCGGTGTTCGTCGTGGGCGTCGTCCTGTTCCTGGTGGGGCTCGCCGTGCAGCGGTTCGGGGCGCGGATCATCCACGCCGCGATGCCGCCGGTCGTCACCGGCGCCGTCGTCATGCTGATCGGCTTCAACCTGGCTCCGGTGACCGCCTCCACGTACTGGCCGCAGGACCAGTGGACGGCGCTGCTCGTGATGCTGTTCACGGGGCTGTCCGTAGTCTGCCTGCGCGGCTTCTGGTCCCGGATCGCGATCTTCCTCGGCCTGGTGTTCGGATACGTGCTCTCCTGGGCCTGCGACCGGATCTTCGGGAAGATCCACTCGGTCGACGCGGGCGGCAAGGTCACCGACCACTGGCGACTGGACCTCTCCGGTGTCGGCAGGGCGGACTGGATCGGGCTGCCGCACTTCCACGGCCCCTCGTTCCAGTGGTCGGCGATCCTCGTCGCGCTGCCGGTCGTGATCGCGCTGGTCGCCGAGAACGCGGGCCACGTCAAGGCCGTGGGCGAGATGACCGGCGACTCGCTGGACGACAGGCTGGGCACCGCGATCTCCGCGGACGGCGCCGCCTCGATGCTCTCCACGGCGGTGGGCGGGCCGCCCAACACCACGTACTCCGAGAACATCGGCGTGATGGCCGCGACACGCGTCTACTCGACCGCCGCCTACTGGGCCGCCGCGGGATTCGCCCTGCTGTTCGGCGTCTGCCCCAAGTTCGGCGCGGTCGTCGCCGCGATCCCGGGCGGCGTCCTCGGCGGCATCACCGTCATCCTGTACGGCATGATCGGCCTGCTCGGCGCCCAGATCTGGCTGCACGGCCGGGTCGACCTGCGCAATCCGCTGAACCTGGTGCCGGCCGCGGCGGGCATCATCATCGGCGTCGGCGGCGTCACGCTGAAGTTCACGGACACCTTCTCGCTCAGCGGCATCGCGCTCGGCACCCTCGTCGTGATCACCGGGTACCACGTGCTGCGGGCGATGGCGCCGGCCCATCTCAAGACCCAGCAGCCGCTGCTCGACTCCGGTACGTCGGCCTACGACGACGAGGACAGTTCCTCCGAGGACCCGGACCAGCGCGCCGGCTCATAG